A region from the Aphis gossypii isolate Hap1 chromosome 1, ASM2018417v2, whole genome shotgun sequence genome encodes:
- the LOC114132502 gene encoding hydroxyacid-oxoacid transhydrogenase, mitochondrial: MPSCRIVNMRSRVINLMDTLNSVSCRCPSHSNLGSLPSRLSTNVDQKEYAFEMACSTIRYGPGVTKELGMDMVNMQAKRVCVMTDSNLVNLPPVKAVLDSLTKNGVKYDLYDKIRVEPNEKSLEAATNFVRNLEFDAFIAVGGGSVMDTCKAANLYYSDPEAELLDYVNPPIGKGKPVTVPLKPLIAVPTTTGTGSETTGVCIFDYEKLKAKTGIANRALRPTLGIVDPLHALCQPERVCAFSGFDVFGHALESFTAVPYNERSPRPTNPILRPAYQGRNPISDVWARYALDVIKKYFKRAVYDPEDFEARSNMHLASTMAGVGFGNAGVHLCHALSYPISGNVKKYQATDYITDHPIIPHGLSVIMSGPAVFEFTSPASPERHIEGAKLLGADVSRVKNADAGKLLADVIRGYMQDMKIDNGLSALGYTKDDIPGLVKGTLPQHRITKLAPREQSEEDLSLLFEKSLTVF, from the exons ATGCCATCATGCAG aatcgtCAATATGAGGTCTAGAGTAATCAATCTAATGGATACATTGAACTCAGTATCATGTAGATGTCCCTCTCATTCAAATTTAGGGTCTCTACCTTCAAGGCTCAGTACTAACGTGGATCAAAAAGAGTATGCTTTTGAAATGGCATGTTCTACTATTCGGTATGGCCCTGGTGTCACCAAAGAGCTGGGTATGGACATGGTTAATATGCAAGCAAAACGTGTGTGTGTCATGACTGATTCAAATTTAGTAAACTTGCCACCGGTAAAGGCTGTTCTGGATTCGCTTACCAAAAATGGTGTAAAATATGatctttatgataaaattagagTAGAACCAAACGAGAAAAGTCTTGAAGCCGCAACAAACTTTGTACGCAATTTGGAATTTGATGCATTCATAGCAGTTGGAGGTGGTTCAGTCATGGATACCTGTAAGGCAGCCAACTTGTACTATTCTGATCCAGAAGCTGAGTTGTTGGATTATGTAAATCCTCCTATTGGTAAAGGAAAACCAGTCACTGTGCCATTAAAGCCGTTGATTGCTGTGCCGACTACCACTGGTACTGGAAGTGAGACTACTggtgtttgtatttttgattatgaAAAGTTAAAGGCTAAAACTGGTATTGCAAATCGAGCATTAAGACCTACTCTAGGTATTGTTGATCCTTTACATGCATTATGTCAGCCAGAAAGAGTTTGTGCTTTTAGTGGTTTTGATGTATTTGGCCATGCATTAGAATCATTCACAGCTGTACCATACAATGAGAGGTCTCCACGTCCAACCAATCCAATTTTAAGACCTGCATACCAGGGTCGTAATCCTATTTCAGATGTTTGGGCTCGATATGCATTGgatgtcataaaaaaatacttcaaaagGGCTGTATATGATCCTGAAGACTTTGAAGCACGTTCTAACATGCACTTAGCTTCTACAATGGCTGGTGTAGGTTTTGGTAATGCAGGTGTTCATTTGTGTCATGCACTATCGTATCCAATCTCAGgaaatgtgaaaaaatatcaagCCACTGACTACATTACTGATCATCCAATTATTCCTCATGGATTAAGTGTAATTATGTCTGGACCTGCAGTGTTTGAGTTCACATCTCCAGCTAGTCCAGAACGCCACATTGAAGGTGCTAAACTACTGGGTGCTGATGTCAGTCGTGTTAAAAATGCTGACGCTGGGAAGCTATTAGCTGATGTTATTCGAGGATACATGCAGGATATGAAAATTGATAATGGTTTGTCAGCCCTTGGTTATACTAAAGATGACATACCAGGGTTAGTAAAAGGTACATTACCACAGCATAGAATTACAAAGCTTGCTCCAAGAGAACAATCAGAAGAAGATTTAAgtttgttatttgaaaaatcattaaccGTTTTTTAA
- the LOC114132509 gene encoding proteasomal ATPase-associated factor 1-like: MNEYSMYIQHDWDECIRSAENRVWISVKPRNGAGIYGHLQCKSYKLNGIPIIQGTNGFEVESVSSHAIQVKHSSCPSVTLLSPYRIFNDVHNSSVTSLDVIGGQCVSASDSVLKSWSSLDHEKEKEVTMTGHYGDIYCCRWFPSVKVVLSCGADLRIKIWSADTGECAGTLIGHTKAVTDLAIIDRGRNIISVSKDGTSKLWHVGSGKVIDDLIKLNQTTYINCCSISSPKNLNLGERDIPTSDTEIGTDDKCLLIGCENGMLSLIGVYARKILATNNLDSPVNACHLNDEAQIYVGCNDGRVIWLDEQLVIKHCIFDTNSPVRSLCLFKDLVVCGHGDGSCVLRSINGKKAYLTGTNAEPIFDVSTDTRFLYTACRDGVIRKYLPELL; the protein is encoded by the exons ATGAATGAATACTCTATGTATATTCAACACGATTGGGATGAATgcattag atctgCCGAAAATCGTGTTTGGATATCTGTCAAGCCgagaa ATGGTGCCGGTATATATGGTCATTTGCAATGCAAATCATACAAGCTTAAtggaatacctattatacaaggAACAAATGGGTTTGAAGTTGAATCAGTATCATCACATGCCATTCAAGTAAAGCATTCTTCCTGTCCATCAGTCACATTATTATCACCATACAGGATTTTCAATGACGTTCATAATTCTAGT gtaacaTCATTGGATGTTATCGGTGGCCAGTGTGTGTCTGCATCAGATAGTGTTTTAAAGTCTTGGAGTAGTTTAGAtcatgaaaaagaaaaagaa GTTACAATGACTGGACACTATGgtgatatttattgttgtcGTTGGTTTCCTAGTGTAAAGGTTGTATTAAGTTGTGGGGCTGATTTACGGATCAAAATTTGGAGCGCTGATACTGGAGAATGTGCTGGAACATTAATAGGGCACACAAAAGCTGTCACTGATTTAGCTATTATAGACAGAGGACGGAATATTATATCTGtttcaaa AGATGGAACATCAAAATTGTGGCATGTTGGAAGTGGAAAAGTAATAGACGATCTCATTAAGTTAAATCAAACAACATACATAAATTGCTGTTCAATAAGTtcaccaaaaaatttaaatttaggagAACGTGATATACCTACtt CTGACACAGAAATTGGTACAGATGATAAATGCTTATTAATTGGCTGTGAAAATGGAATGCTTTCATTGATCGGTGTGTATGCACGCAAGATACTTGCCACAAACAACCTAGATAGCCCTGTGAATGCTTGCCATTTGAATGACGAAGCACAAATTTATGTTGGTTGTAATGACGGACGTGTTATTTGGTTAGACGAACAACTAGTAATTAAACACTGCATATTTGATACAAATTCGCCAGTCCGAAGTCTGTGTTTGTTTAAAGATCTAGTGGTTTGTGGACATGGTGATGGTTCTTGTGTATTACGTTCGATTAATGGAAAAAAAGCCTATCTGACAGGCACCAACGCTGAACCAATATTTGATGTTAGTACTGATACAAGGTTTTTGTACACGGCATGCAGAGATGGCgtcataagaaaatatttacctgAACTGTTGTAA
- the LOC114132512 gene encoding CCR4-NOT transcription complex subunit 2-like isoform X2 gives MFTPQHQQLSPNRASINMQSPQASNLSRGIFQRGGFATNPGADRRNHMPGIASLMQEWSSTSLANNAMNNYGGSSSSSSRSTSGYNLSSQHGFHSAFGSNHVDNGNAAPPILDPSEFPSLTTGRISGSGQGDNVGVLHSSTMPAGKPYVGMVKAPTSETSEFTMSSKDFPALPGTQPLSVTTTSSTTTDPNQQSSTTTSGSTTISLDQNGLQSSTDHLSDQRLNNLNSQSDNNSQENGDSGTKKGVQTSPDGKVTNIPGSMVRDQFGIVGLLTFIRAAESDPNLVSLALGQDLTALGLNLNSPENIYPTFAGPWADAPCRPQDVEFHGPPEYIINHGIRDKLAQVKLSRYKEDLLFYLFYTNYGDAIQLAAANELYSRDWRYHMEERVWITQAPGLSLIEKTSTYERGTYYVFDALTWRKVPKEFLLEYSKLEGRPTVPNVPLTTPNLL, from the exons ATGTTTACACCACAACACCAACAGCTGTCGCCTAATCGGGCGTCAATCAACATGCAGTCGCCACAAGCCAGTAACCTATCGAGAGGTATATTTCAGAGAGGCGGGTTTGCGACCAACCCCGGAGCAGATAGGCGAAATCATATGCCGGGTATCGCATCACTCATGCAAGAATG gaGTTCAACATCATTGGCGAATAACGCAATGAATAACTATGGTGGGTCAAGTTCAAGTAGCAGTCGATCTACGTCTGGCTACAACTTGTCTTCCCAGCATGGTTTTCATTCGGCATTCGGCAGCAACCATGTTGACAATGGCAATGCAGCACCTCCTATACTGGACCCGTCTGAGTTTCCTTCTCTTACCACTGGACGTATATCCGGCAGTGGGCAAGGAGACAATGTCGGTGTTCTACATTCCAGCACAATGCCTGCAGGAAAACCTTATG tgggAATGGTGAAAGCACCGACGTCTGAAACGAGCGAATTTACAATGAGTAGTAAAGACTTTCCAGCATTGCCTGGTACGCAACCTCTCAGTGTTACAACTACCTCGTCTACGACAACGGATCCTAACCAACAGTCCTCAACAACAACTTCTGGCTCGACGACCATTTCATTAGATCAGAATGGATTGCAATCGTCTACTGACCATCTGTCAGATCAGAGACTGAACAACCTGAATAGCCAATCGGACAATAATTCTCAAGAAAATGGAGACTCGGGAACCAAAAAGGGAGTGCAAACATCGCCTGatg gtaaagTGACTAATATACCTGGCAGTATGGTGCGTGATCAATTTGGTATTGTTGGTTTGTTGACATTCATCAGGGCAGCAGAATCGGATCCTAACTTGGTATCATTGGCTCTTGGACAAGATTTAACTGCACTAGGGCTGAATTTAAATTCACCCGAAAATATTTACCCAACTTTTGCTGGTCCTTGGGCAGATGCACCATGTCGGCCGCAAGATGTTGAATTCCATGGACCACCTGAGTACATTATTAATCATGGAAtcag agATAAGTTAGCGCAAGTCAAGTTGTCCAGGTATAAAGAAGATCTGTTGTTCTACCTCTTTTACACTAATTATGGTGATGCGATACAATTGGCAGCGGCTAatgaatt gTATTCTCGAGACTGGCGTTATCACATGGAAGAGCGCGTATGGATTACGCAAGCGCCTGGATTGAGTCTAATAGAGAAAACTAGTACATATGAACGGGGCACGTATTATGTGTTTGATGCGCTAACGTGGCGTAAAGTGCCCAAGGAATTTTTGTTGGAGTACAGCAAGTTGGAAGGTCGACCTACCGTACCAAATGTGCCGCTCACTACCCCTAATCTACTCTGA
- the LOC114132512 gene encoding CCR4-NOT transcription complex subunit 2-like isoform X1, with the protein MFTPQHQQLSPNRASINMQSPQASNLSRGIFQRGGFATNPGADRRNHMPGIASLMQEWSSTSLANNAMNNYGGSSSSSSRSTSGYNLSSQHGFHSAFGSNHVDNGNAAPPILDPSEFPSLTTGRISGSGQGDNVGVLHSSTMPAGKPYGKHSPFKSFDQLFSMGMVKAPTSETSEFTMSSKDFPALPGTQPLSVTTTSSTTTDPNQQSSTTTSGSTTISLDQNGLQSSTDHLSDQRLNNLNSQSDNNSQENGDSGTKKGVQTSPDGKVTNIPGSMVRDQFGIVGLLTFIRAAESDPNLVSLALGQDLTALGLNLNSPENIYPTFAGPWADAPCRPQDVEFHGPPEYIINHGIRDKLAQVKLSRYKEDLLFYLFYTNYGDAIQLAAANELYSRDWRYHMEERVWITQAPGLSLIEKTSTYERGTYYVFDALTWRKVPKEFLLEYSKLEGRPTVPNVPLTTPNLL; encoded by the exons ATGTTTACACCACAACACCAACAGCTGTCGCCTAATCGGGCGTCAATCAACATGCAGTCGCCACAAGCCAGTAACCTATCGAGAGGTATATTTCAGAGAGGCGGGTTTGCGACCAACCCCGGAGCAGATAGGCGAAATCATATGCCGGGTATCGCATCACTCATGCAAGAATG gaGTTCAACATCATTGGCGAATAACGCAATGAATAACTATGGTGGGTCAAGTTCAAGTAGCAGTCGATCTACGTCTGGCTACAACTTGTCTTCCCAGCATGGTTTTCATTCGGCATTCGGCAGCAACCATGTTGACAATGGCAATGCAGCACCTCCTATACTGGACCCGTCTGAGTTTCCTTCTCTTACCACTGGACGTATATCCGGCAGTGGGCAAGGAGACAATGTCGGTGTTCTACATTCCAGCACAATGCCTGCAGGAAAACCTTATGGTAAACATTCACCATTCAAATCATTTGATCAGCTGTTTAGTA tgggAATGGTGAAAGCACCGACGTCTGAAACGAGCGAATTTACAATGAGTAGTAAAGACTTTCCAGCATTGCCTGGTACGCAACCTCTCAGTGTTACAACTACCTCGTCTACGACAACGGATCCTAACCAACAGTCCTCAACAACAACTTCTGGCTCGACGACCATTTCATTAGATCAGAATGGATTGCAATCGTCTACTGACCATCTGTCAGATCAGAGACTGAACAACCTGAATAGCCAATCGGACAATAATTCTCAAGAAAATGGAGACTCGGGAACCAAAAAGGGAGTGCAAACATCGCCTGatg gtaaagTGACTAATATACCTGGCAGTATGGTGCGTGATCAATTTGGTATTGTTGGTTTGTTGACATTCATCAGGGCAGCAGAATCGGATCCTAACTTGGTATCATTGGCTCTTGGACAAGATTTAACTGCACTAGGGCTGAATTTAAATTCACCCGAAAATATTTACCCAACTTTTGCTGGTCCTTGGGCAGATGCACCATGTCGGCCGCAAGATGTTGAATTCCATGGACCACCTGAGTACATTATTAATCATGGAAtcag agATAAGTTAGCGCAAGTCAAGTTGTCCAGGTATAAAGAAGATCTGTTGTTCTACCTCTTTTACACTAATTATGGTGATGCGATACAATTGGCAGCGGCTAatgaatt gTATTCTCGAGACTGGCGTTATCACATGGAAGAGCGCGTATGGATTACGCAAGCGCCTGGATTGAGTCTAATAGAGAAAACTAGTACATATGAACGGGGCACGTATTATGTGTTTGATGCGCTAACGTGGCGTAAAGTGCCCAAGGAATTTTTGTTGGAGTACAGCAAGTTGGAAGGTCGACCTACCGTACCAAATGTGCCGCTCACTACCCCTAATCTACTCTGA
- the LOC114132513 gene encoding V-type proton ATPase subunit E, whose translation MALSDADVQKQIKHMMAFIEQEANEKAEEIDAKAEEEFNIEKGRLVQHQRLKIMEYFERKEKQVELQKKIQSSNMLNQARLRTLKVREDHVSDVLDEARKRLVKVTNNPELYREVLRKLILQAILQLLEKNVTLRVRETDVSVVEELVDEVAAEYKTASNKDVHLKLDTDSFLSPQTCGGIELLAQKNKIKICNTLESRLELIAQQLVPAVRTALFGRNPNRKFAE comes from the exons ATGGCGCTCAGCGATGCCGATGTTCAAAAACAA aTCAAACACATGATGGCCTTCATCGAACAGGAAGCCAATGAGAAAGCCGAGGAAATTGACGCCAAAGCTGAAGAAGAGTTCAACATTGAAAAGGGCCGTCTGGTCCAACACCAGCGACTAAAGATCATGGAGTATTTTGAGCGGAAAGAGAAACAAGTCGagttacagaaaaaaat tcAATCTTCTAATATGTTAAATCAAGCACGTCTTAGGACATTGAAAGTGCGAGAAGATCATGTCAGTGATGTATTAGATGAAGCAAGAAAGCGTCTGGTCAAAGTGACAAATAACCCTGAATTGTACAGAGAAGttctaagaaaattaatattgcaaGCAATCTTACAG TTGTTGGAAAAAAATGTCACGTTACGTGTTCGTGAAACTGATGTATCAGTTGTGGAAGAACTAGTTGATGAAGTGGCAGCAGAGTATAAGACAGCATCCAATAAAGATGTACATCTTAAATTGGATActgattcatttttatccCCTCAAACATGTGGCGGTATTGAGTTGTTGGCAcagaagaataaaataaaaatttgtaacacCTTGGAATCACGATTGGAACTGATTGCTCAACAATTGGTACCAGCTGTACGAACTGCTTTGTTCGGTCGCAATCCTAACAGAAAGTTTGCTGAATAA
- the LOC126551685 gene encoding uncharacterized protein LOC126551685 has protein sequence MQLYTLHIYKNNFYIPLVYCFLRNKQTSSYSMLWDMLEKLCVQLTNKPLQINVFHVDFEKAAHNAVLEKFPNCVIVCCNFHLGQSWYRRIQQNKLLLKEYLNKSSEIGSWLKCFFGLSYLPPNEISDGFTDLLSFAPTNMFTEFTDYILENYILPDSDFPPVMWASAPSNNPKTTNGVESFHRHYNSQFYSPHPNMYLVIDTILQIQTESELKLNSIKKNIINTIM, from the exons atgcaattatatacgttacatatttacaaaaataacttttatattcctcttgtttattgttttttacgtAACAAACAAACTTCGAGTTATTCGATGTTATGGGATATGTTAGAAAAATTGTGTGTACAACTGACCAACAAACCActtcaaataaatgtttttcatgTTGACTTTGAAAAAGCCGCTCATAATGCTGTATTAGAAAAGTTTCCGAATTGTGTAATAGTTTGTTGTAATTTCCATCTTGGTCAAAGTTGGTATCGAcgtatacaacaaaataaactgcttttaaaagaatatttaaataaatcatcagAAATTGGCTCAtggttaaaatgttttttcggATTAAGTTATTTACCACCTAATGAAATCTCTGACGGCTTTACTGATTTACTATCATTTGCACCTACGAATATGTTTACCGAGTTTACAGActatattttggaaaattatattttgcctGACTCTGATTTTCCTCCAGTTATGTGGGCAAGTGCACCAAGTAATAATCCAAAGACAACAAACGGTGTAGAAAGTTTTCATCGTCATTACAATAGCCAATTTTACTCACCACATCCAAACATGTACCTAGTTATCGacacaatattacaaattcaAACAGAatcagaattaaaattaaattcaataaagaaaaatattattaat ACAATTATGTAA